One part of the Pseudomonas leptonychotis genome encodes these proteins:
- the crcB gene encoding fluoride efflux transporter CrcB yields MIRVALAVALGGAVGSVLRFLTFSWVAAQWPRHFYLSTFAVNILGCLLIGLLSGLFLLRSDLPIELRSGLIIGLLGGFTTFSSFSLELLKLFESGRHNEAFAYLLCSVIGGVLAVWAGFALARF; encoded by the coding sequence ATGATTCGTGTGGCGCTGGCCGTTGCGCTTGGTGGAGCGGTAGGCTCTGTGCTGCGTTTTCTTACGTTCAGCTGGGTTGCAGCGCAGTGGCCTAGGCATTTCTACCTGAGCACCTTCGCTGTCAATATCCTGGGTTGCTTACTAATCGGCCTGCTTTCCGGCTTGTTTTTACTGCGCAGCGACCTGCCCATCGAGTTGCGCAGCGGCCTGATTATTGGGCTGCTTGGCGGCTTCACTACCTTTTCCTCATTCAGCTTGGAGTTGCTCAAGCTGTTTGAAAGTGGCCGCCACAATGAGGCCTTCGCCTATCTACTGTGTAGCGTAATCGGCGGTGTACTTGCTGTATGGGCTGGTTTTGCCCTGGCGCGCTTCTAG